In Paenibacillus durus, the DNA window GTTTAAAGCTACCGTATCATAAATGGACCAAGTAACGGTTCCTTCCGCAGTTTGTACGCGGAAAATCGTATAGTTACTGTTGCCGCCGCCATCAACACGGTAAGTCTCACCTAATCTTGCACCCGTCTTATTAGCGTAATTCAAATAAGTGAACCGATGAAGATCCGTATAATCAAGTGTCGCACCAGACGAGTATTGAAGCCTTGCTACCTGAAGCGACCAGTAATACGGCGTTGAAGAATCAGCTTTTGCACTGAAATAGAAATAGTTAATGCCATTATAGGTGTACATATCCAGCGTTTGTCCGTGACCGGAATTGGTGATGGTCATTTCATCAACATATGTGGCGTCGCTTCCGTTTATGAGCAATCTTGAAAGATAGACTGTTCCCCCGGACCGCTGTGTTACATAAAGATACTTATCAGCAATGTAAGCTTTCTGAACAGCCAGGTTGTGATTAAGTCCTTTGAGATTGTATGCGAGTGTTGCCGTAGCGTTTACAGTACTCTCAGGAGCAGCCGCAAATACGGGTAAGACAGACATTCCAAATGAAAGAAACGCGACAACAAAAGATGTAAGTATTTTTAATTGCCTTCTAAACTTCAACGCTTGAACTTGAGACATATAGATACCTCCATTAAAAATGATAATAAACTAAATATCCCTCACATTCTTAATTTTGGTTACCAAATAGTTCACATGAAGAATACAGACATGAATATACCATAAAATACATTTTTTGTCAATTATTACATTTTGAAATAATAACTGGTTATCTGGTTATTGAATCATACTTCAATCGCCGCCACAAAGAAAAACCCTCAAAGCCTTATAGCCTCAAGGGTTTTCCAATTAGTACAGCGTGATGTATTGGTTTCTTTCCCAGTCATGCACCTGCGTGCGGTAGATGTCCCATTCGATTTCCTTCAGCTCATAGAAGTGCGCCAGGGCATGCTCGCCAAGAGCGTCGGTGACTACGGGGTTGCGGATCAGTTCACCCAGTGCTTCCTTAAGATCCGCCGGCAGACTCGGGATGCCTTCTTCGATCCGCTCTTCTTCAGTCATAATGTAGATGTTACGATCAATAGGAGCAGGCAGATCAAGCTGACGCTTGATGCCATCCAGACCTGCCTTCAGCATAACCGCCAACGCAAGGTAAGGATTGGCTGCCGGGTCCGGGTTCCGGACTTCAATGCGCGTGCTGAGTCCTCTGGAAGCCGGGATGCGGATCATCGGGCTGCGGTTGCTCGCCG includes these proteins:
- a CDS encoding phage baseplate protein: MSQVQALKFRRQLKILTSFVVAFLSFGMSVLPVFAAAPESTVNATATLAYNLKGLNHNLAVQKAYIADKYLYVTQRSGGTVYLSRLLINGSDATYVDEMTITNSGHGQTLDMYTYNGINYFYFSAKADSSTPYYWSLQVARLQYSSGATLDYTDLHRFTYLNYANKTGARLGETYRVDGGGNSNYTIFRVQTAEGTVTWSIYDTVALNKLLDSNEQVRMDSAATVNACVTSFTQSGNAIVRPNGSFQGADMLDKTEIYTSGGAEGDTPKIAMMSNTGAYKTLVNITNVGSHEIEGVQTKNGNVYFTIVTDPDNKKNTQQVYYVPDSLF